GCGTTATAGACCACATGGCCGCTTTCGAGTGCCAAATTGATTGTCGCAGTGTCGACGCCTTCCATTCGGTTCAGTGCCTTTTCGATTCGTGCGGAGCAGTTTGCGCAAGTCATTCCTTGGATCGAAAAATCCACTTCTTCTTGCTGAATGCCGTAGCCGAGCTGTTCGACTTTTTGATGCAAATCGCTTAACTTGGATTGCTCGTCGTCAAAGCTGATGGATGCTTTTTCGGTTGCGAAATTGACAGTTGCTTGTGACACGCCAGGAAGTTTCTGCAAACCTTTTTCAACTCGGTTGGCACATGCTGCGCAAGTCATGCCAGTTATAGGTAGCTCTGTTTGTTTAGTTGCCATACGAGATTTCGCCTCCATACCTTATAGGGGTATATAGTTTTGAAAAAAATAACTGCGTTTCCGCAGTTATTCGCTTAATGCCGCTACGTCATAGCCTTGATCTTCAATAGCAGAGGCAATTTGCGCCACATCGACATTTCCGCTGTCGTACGTGACATCCACTGCGCCTTGCTCAAGTGACACATCGACTTTTTCAACACCGGACAACGCGCCGACGCTATCTTCTACCGCTTTAACACAATGCTGGCAGCTCATGCCGCTTACTTGTAAATGAACTTGTTCTTTCATGAAAAATTCCTCCTTGGTAAAAGGTAAGCAATTCGCTTCCTTTATCTATTATTTTCTCATTAGCTTTTGAAATGTGACAAGCAGTTCGTCTAGGATCTCTTCATCTCCTGAAGCGAGGCGATCTTTGACACAGCCCTTTAAATGGCCGTCGAGCAGAACT
This is a stretch of genomic DNA from Planococcus maritimus. It encodes these proteins:
- the copZ gene encoding copper chaperone CopZ — protein: MKEQVHLQVSGMSCQHCVKAVEDSVGALSGVEKVDVSLEQGAVDVTYDSGNVDVAQIASAIEDQGYDVAALSE